One genomic segment of Streptomyces sp. RKND-216 includes these proteins:
- the uvrC gene encoding excinuclease ABC subunit UvrC, whose protein sequence is MADPSTYRPKPGEIPDSPGVYRFRDAHRRVIYVGKAKSLRLRLANYFQDLSGLHPRTRTMVTTAASVEWTVVSTEVEALQLEYTWIKEYDPRFNVKYRDDKSYPSLAVTLNEEFPRVQVMRGPKRKGVRYFGPYAHAWAIRETVDLLLRVFPVRTCSAGVFKRSAQIGRPCLLGYIGKCSAPCVGRISPEEHRELADEFCDFMAGRTGAHLRRLEERMHEAAEETEYERAARLRDDIEALRRAMEKNAVVLTDATDADLIALAEDELEAAVQIFHVRGGRVRGQRGWVTDRVEEVGTAELVEHALQQLYGEESGDTVPREVLVPALPEPVEPIAQWLAGRRGAGVNLRVPRRGDKRALMETVQRNAQQALALHKTKRASDLTTRSRALEEIAEALDLDSAPLRIECFDVSHLQGDDVVASMVVFEDGLARKSEYRRFQIRSFAGQDDVRAMHEVVARRFRRYLQEMQRTGEWPEGEEGEHGRDEDGRPKKFAYPPQLLVVDGGKPQVAAAQRALNELGVDDVAVCGLAKRLEEVWLPQDDDPVVLPRTSEGLYLLQRVRDEAHRFAITYQRSKRKKALTASPLDAVPGLGETRKQALIKHFGSVKRLRAATVEQICEVPGVGRKTAETVAASLAGATPGGPAVNTATGEIVEDEERPRQTRGGNR, encoded by the coding sequence ATGGCAGACCCCTCCACCTACCGACCCAAGCCGGGAGAGATCCCCGACTCGCCGGGGGTCTACCGGTTCCGTGACGCGCACCGCCGCGTGATCTACGTCGGCAAGGCCAAGAGCCTCCGCTTGCGCCTGGCGAACTACTTCCAGGACCTGTCGGGCCTGCACCCGCGCACCCGGACGATGGTGACCACGGCGGCATCCGTGGAGTGGACCGTCGTCTCCACCGAGGTGGAGGCGCTCCAGCTCGAATACACCTGGATCAAGGAGTACGACCCCCGCTTCAACGTCAAGTACCGCGACGACAAGAGTTACCCGTCCCTCGCGGTCACGCTGAACGAGGAGTTCCCCCGCGTCCAGGTGATGCGCGGCCCGAAGCGGAAGGGGGTGCGCTACTTCGGGCCCTACGCCCATGCCTGGGCCATCCGCGAGACCGTCGACCTGCTGCTGCGCGTCTTCCCCGTACGCACCTGCTCCGCGGGCGTCTTCAAGCGCTCCGCGCAGATCGGCCGTCCCTGCCTGCTCGGCTACATCGGTAAGTGCTCCGCCCCCTGCGTCGGGCGGATCAGCCCCGAGGAGCACCGCGAACTCGCCGACGAATTCTGCGACTTCATGGCCGGCCGCACCGGCGCCCACCTGCGCCGCCTCGAGGAGAGGATGCACGAGGCCGCCGAGGAGACGGAGTACGAGCGCGCCGCCCGGCTCCGCGACGACATCGAGGCGCTGCGCCGCGCCATGGAGAAGAACGCCGTCGTCCTCACCGACGCCACCGACGCCGACCTCATCGCGCTGGCCGAGGACGAACTCGAGGCCGCCGTGCAGATCTTCCACGTCCGCGGCGGCCGCGTGCGCGGCCAGCGCGGCTGGGTCACCGACCGCGTCGAGGAGGTCGGGACCGCCGAACTCGTCGAGCACGCCCTCCAGCAGCTCTACGGCGAGGAGAGCGGCGACACCGTGCCCCGCGAGGTGCTGGTCCCCGCCCTGCCCGAGCCGGTCGAGCCGATCGCCCAGTGGCTGGCCGGTCGCCGCGGCGCCGGCGTGAACCTCCGCGTCCCGCGGCGCGGCGACAAGCGGGCCCTGATGGAGACCGTCCAGCGCAACGCCCAGCAGGCGCTCGCCCTGCACAAGACCAAGCGTGCCTCCGACCTCACCACCCGCTCCCGCGCCCTGGAGGAGATCGCCGAGGCCCTCGACCTCGACTCCGCGCCGCTGCGCATCGAGTGCTTCGACGTCTCGCACCTCCAGGGCGACGACGTGGTCGCGTCCATGGTCGTCTTCGAGGACGGCCTCGCCCGCAAGAGCGAGTACCGGCGCTTCCAGATCCGCTCCTTCGCCGGCCAGGACGACGTACGGGCCATGCACGAGGTCGTCGCCCGGCGTTTCCGGCGGTACCTCCAGGAGATGCAGCGGACCGGCGAGTGGCCCGAGGGCGAGGAGGGCGAGCACGGCCGGGACGAGGACGGGCGTCCGAAGAAGTTCGCCTACCCGCCGCAGCTCCTCGTGGTCGACGGCGGCAAGCCGCAGGTCGCGGCGGCGCAGCGGGCACTGAACGAGCTCGGGGTCGACGACGTGGCCGTGTGCGGCCTCGCCAAACGGCTGGAGGAGGTCTGGCTGCCGCAGGACGACGACCCCGTCGTTCTCCCCCGTACGAGTGAAGGCCTCTACCTCCTGCAGCGCGTCCGTGACGAGGCGCACCGTTTTGCGATCACCTACCAGCGGAGCAAGCGGAAGAAGGCCCTCACGGCGAGCCCGCTGGACGCCGTGCCCGGCCTCGGCGAAACCCGCAAACAGGCGCTGATCAAACACTTCGGGTCGGTCAAACGGCTTCGGGCGGCCACTGTGGAGCAGATCTGCGAGGTCCCGGGCGTCGGCCGCAAGACCGCGGAGACCGTCGCGGCGTCGCTGGCCGGGGCGACTCCGGGCGGACCCGCCGTCAACACCGCCACGGGTGAGATCGTGGAAGACGAAGAACGCCCCCGCCAGACGCGGGGCGGCAACCGCTGA
- the rapZ gene encoding RNase adapter RapZ codes for MDEAHDDRRDGAQVSTGTPAESEDATTPELVIISGMSGAGRSTAAKCLEDLGWFVVDNLPPALIPTMVDLGARSQGNVARIAVVVDVRGRRFFDNLKQSLIDLDAKEVTRRTVYLEASDEALVRRFESVRRPHPLQGDGRIVDGIAAERDLLRELRGDADLVIDTSSLNVHELRAKLDAQFAGEEEPELRATVMSFGYKYGLPVDADLVVDCRFLPNPHWVPELRPFTGLNEEVSGYVFNQPGAKEFLDRYTELLQLIAAGYRREGKRYVTVAVGCTGGKHRSVAMSERLAARLSREGVETVVVHRDMGRE; via the coding sequence ATGGACGAAGCACACGACGACCGCAGAGACGGAGCACAGGTGAGCACGGGCACGCCCGCCGAGAGCGAGGACGCGACGACACCGGAGCTGGTGATCATCTCCGGCATGTCCGGGGCGGGGCGCAGCACCGCCGCGAAGTGCCTGGAGGACCTCGGCTGGTTCGTGGTCGACAACCTGCCGCCCGCGCTCATCCCCACCATGGTGGATCTCGGCGCGCGCTCGCAGGGCAACGTCGCCCGGATCGCCGTGGTCGTCGACGTGCGCGGCCGGCGCTTCTTCGACAACCTCAAGCAGTCGCTGATCGACCTCGACGCCAAGGAGGTCACCCGGCGCACCGTCTACCTGGAGGCCTCCGACGAAGCCCTCGTGCGCAGGTTCGAATCCGTGCGGCGCCCCCACCCCCTCCAGGGTGACGGACGCATCGTGGACGGCATCGCCGCCGAACGCGACCTGCTGCGCGAACTACGCGGCGACGCGGACCTGGTGATCGACACCTCCAGCCTCAACGTGCACGAGCTGCGCGCCAAGCTCGACGCCCAGTTCGCCGGCGAGGAGGAGCCCGAACTCCGCGCCACGGTCATGTCGTTCGGCTACAAGTACGGACTTCCCGTGGACGCCGACCTGGTCGTCGACTGCCGCTTCCTGCCCAACCCGCACTGGGTGCCCGAACTGCGCCCCTTCACCGGGCTCAACGAGGAGGTCTCGGGCTACGTCTTCAACCAGCCCGGAGCCAAGGAGTTCCTCGACCGCTACACCGAACTGCTGCAGCTCATCGCCGCGGGCTACCGCCGCGAGGGCAAGCGCTACGTCACGGTCGCAGTCGGGTGCACCGGGGGCAAGCACCGGTCGGTCGCCATGTCCGAACGTCTCGCCGCCCGCCTCTCGCGAGAGGGCGTGGAAACCGTTGTCGTCCACCGGGACATGGGACGTGAGTGA
- the yvcK gene encoding uridine diphosphate-N-acetylglucosamine-binding protein YvcK — MARRTIRLRRFVGGQAVRRGAQPKVVALGGGMGLSASLTALRRITGDLTAVVTVADDGGSSGRLRDELGVLPPGDLRKALAALCGDDDWGRTWAEVIQHRFESKGELHQHAVGNLLIVALWEQLGDHVQALDLVGRLLGAHGRVLPMSAVPLELTASVRGHDAARPDEVSTVRGQATVALTPGEVQQVHLVPPDPPAVPEAVAAVLDADWVVVGPGSWFSSVIPHLLVPELRDALQETKARRVLSLNLAPQPGETEGFSPQRHLEVLARHAPKLAFDAVLADQDAVPDEHSLREAAEQLGATVQLAPVAASGQSARHDPELLAAAYDRIFRMHGRIGPWR, encoded by the coding sequence ATGGCTCGTAGGACCATACGGCTGCGGCGCTTCGTCGGCGGACAGGCGGTACGCCGCGGCGCCCAGCCCAAGGTCGTCGCCCTCGGCGGGGGCATGGGTCTCTCCGCCTCGCTCACCGCGCTGCGCCGCATCACCGGCGACCTCACCGCGGTCGTCACCGTCGCCGACGACGGCGGCTCCAGCGGTCGGCTGCGGGACGAACTCGGCGTGCTGCCCCCCGGCGACCTGCGCAAGGCCCTCGCCGCGCTGTGCGGCGACGACGACTGGGGTCGCACCTGGGCAGAGGTCATCCAGCACCGCTTCGAGAGCAAGGGCGAGCTGCACCAGCACGCGGTCGGCAACCTGCTGATCGTCGCCCTGTGGGAGCAGCTCGGCGACCACGTCCAGGCGCTCGACCTGGTCGGCAGGCTGCTCGGCGCGCACGGCCGCGTGCTGCCCATGTCCGCCGTCCCGCTCGAACTCACCGCGAGCGTGCGCGGACACGATGCCGCCCGGCCCGACGAGGTGAGCACGGTGCGCGGGCAGGCCACCGTCGCGCTGACGCCGGGTGAGGTGCAGCAGGTCCACCTGGTGCCGCCGGACCCGCCCGCCGTGCCGGAAGCCGTCGCCGCCGTCCTGGACGCCGACTGGGTGGTGGTCGGGCCGGGCTCCTGGTTCTCCTCGGTCATCCCGCACCTGCTGGTGCCCGAACTGCGCGACGCGCTCCAGGAGACCAAGGCGCGCCGGGTGCTCTCCCTCAACCTCGCACCGCAACCGGGCGAAACGGAAGGTTTCTCCCCGCAGCGTCATTTGGAGGTTTTGGCACGACACGCCCCTAAACTCGCCTTCGACGCGGTGCTGGCCGACCAGGACGCGGTGCCGGACGAACACAGCCTCCGGGAGGCTGCCGAGCAGCTCGGAGCCACGGTCCAGCTGGCCCCCGTCGCGGCCTCCGGCCAGTCCGCCCGGCACGACCCGGAGCTGCTGGCGGCCGCGTACGACCGTATTTTTCGGATGCATGGAAGGATCGGCCCATGGCGATGA
- the whiA gene encoding DNA-binding protein WhiA: MAMTAAVKDEISRLPVTRTCCRKSEVSSTLRFAGGLHLVSGRIVIEAELDTGIAARRLRKDILEIFGHASDLVVMAPGGLRRGSRYVVRVVAGGDQLARQTGLVDSRGRPIRGLPPQVVSGATCDAEAAWRGAFLAHGSLTEPGRSSSLEVTCPGPEAALALVGAARRLQIPAKAREVRGVDRVVVRDGDGIGALLTRLGAHEAVLAWEERRMRREVRATANRLANFDDANLRRSARAAVAAGARVQRALEILGEDVPEHLAAAGALRMEHKQASLEELGALADPPLTKDAVAGRIRRLLAMADKRAQDLGVPGTESNLAEEMAV, translated from the coding sequence ATGGCGATGACGGCAGCGGTGAAGGACGAAATCTCCCGGCTCCCCGTCACCCGGACCTGCTGCCGGAAGTCGGAGGTCTCGTCGACCCTTCGCTTCGCGGGCGGCCTGCACCTGGTCAGCGGACGCATCGTGATCGAGGCGGAACTCGACACGGGCATCGCCGCCCGGCGGCTCCGCAAGGACATTCTGGAGATCTTCGGCCACGCCTCCGACCTGGTGGTCATGGCCCCCGGCGGGTTGCGGCGCGGCTCACGCTACGTCGTCCGCGTGGTGGCCGGCGGTGACCAGCTCGCCCGCCAGACCGGCCTGGTCGACAGCAGGGGTCGCCCGATCCGCGGCCTGCCGCCACAGGTGGTCTCGGGGGCCACCTGCGACGCGGAGGCCGCCTGGCGCGGCGCCTTCCTCGCCCACGGCTCGCTGACCGAGCCCGGCCGCTCCTCGTCGCTCGAGGTCACCTGCCCCGGCCCGGAGGCCGCCCTGGCCCTGGTCGGCGCCGCCCGGCGCCTCCAGATCCCCGCGAAGGCCCGCGAGGTGCGCGGCGTCGACCGCGTCGTGGTGCGCGACGGCGACGGCATCGGCGCGCTGCTCACCCGCCTCGGCGCGCACGAGGCAGTGCTCGCCTGGGAGGAGCGCCGCATGCGGCGCGAGGTGCGGGCGACCGCGAACCGGCTCGCGAACTTCGACGACGCCAACCTGCGGCGTTCCGCGCGGGCAGCGGTGGCCGCGGGGGCGCGGGTGCAGCGTGCGCTGGAGATCCTCGGGGAGGACGTCCCCGAGCACCTGGCGGCGGCGGGCGCGCTGCGGATGGAGCACAAGCAGGCGTCGCTGGAGGAGCTCGGCGCCCTCGCCGACCCGCCGCTGACCAAGGACGCGGTGGCGGGCCGGATCCGCCGCCTGCTGGCCATGGCCGACAAGCGCGCACAGGACCTGGGCGTCCCCGGCACCGAGTCCAACCTCGCCGAGGAGATGGCGGTCTGA